In the genome of Nycticebus coucang isolate mNycCou1 chromosome 12, mNycCou1.pri, whole genome shotgun sequence, one region contains:
- the USP42 gene encoding ubiquitin carboxyl-terminal hydrolase 42 isoform X2 — protein MTIVDKNSESSDPSSCQNQPGSSEAVSTGDMDASSASWGPVSSLNDVSNHTLSLGPVPGAVVYSSSSVPDKSKQSPQKDQGHAEGFCMMCIMQAHITQALSNPGDVIKPMFVINEMRRIARHFRFGNQEDAHEFLQYTVDAMQKACLNGSNKLDRHTQATTFVCQIFGGYLRSRVKCLNCKGVSDTFDPYLDITLEIKAAQTVNKALEQFVKPEQLDGENAYKCSKCKKMVTASKRFTIHRSSNVLTLSLKRFANFTGGKIAKDVKYPEYLDIRPYMSQPNGEPIIYVLYAVLVHTGFNCHAGHYFCYIKASNGLWYQMNDSIVSTSDIRSVLSQQAYVLFYIRSHDVKNGSELAHSTHSPGQSSPRPVISQRVVSNNKQASAGFIGPQLPSHVMKNPPHLNGTGPLKDTPSSSLSSPNGNSSVNRTSPVNASTSVQNWSVNRSSVTPEHPKKQKITISIHNKLPGRQGPSQPNLHSNSLENPNKSVPSSTITNSSAIPSTSTASTMSISSKVTKTTTLSEACSKPVMNGKSKLNSSVLVPYGAESSEDSDEESKGLGKENGVGVISNSLAPSQGAEDEEVSQHELQEPITLNGANSADSDLKENGLPFDGADCQVQPALHSENPFSKANGLPGKLMPALLPSLPEDKILETFKLNNTVKGSTDETSTPGIEKNPPKDHDMELKAGGSTADSHEKLEIVASLSSKLKKALPPPDPSVSFTKEEVSENSSAKPDESLSSMSILCNTNKNTMGDDQFSKLCDPGDLTDDQSKPSQDVKGALVESPRDLVSVETVEKLSPVPSVHSEDECEHHLLVYLSRDRCKDVEDLPKSVGVPAERLPSPQLDRTIGNPSDGATKQSHGDRGDESKVGQNVQDHSPIKEKICSLRKVDRGHYRNRRDRSSSGEHAKESRSKTDDHYYKKHRSYIRERPRQDRYTTDYCNGSQHHLSHSERVSPGEHHSLSRYSYHHSRNRSGSDQDWIRYHHVEGEHIWGREKYYPDKMRWDKCRYYHDRYAPYTAREAREWKPFLSSREPDRAGQRHGQLHKDYYRSRKGYEVVAKEKPRHHLSIPRVGPPHNLPLYPEKFSHEKIALGTEDNYNLSDRFHEHENVKSQKRRYDNLENSDSYIEKKARRSLQNDPLEESKVKKHKKSKKKKKSKDKHRDRNSRHQDSDLSVGYSDADLHRHKKKKKKKKRHSRKSEDFVKDSEQYLPKSTSYETIDRFRRTEGDFLLTSSLPLEGVGPFREKTKHLRMENRDKCHLSEFGQGD, from the exons gTCATGCAGAAGGATTTTGTATGATGTGTATAATGCAGGCACATATTACCCAGGCACTCAGTAATCCTGGGGATGTTATTAAACCAATGTTTGTCATCAATGAGATGCGGC GTATAGCTAGACATTTCCGTTTTGGAAACCAAGAAGATGCCCATGAATTTCTTCAGTACACTGTTGATGCTATGCAAAAAGCATGCTTAAATGGCAGCAATAA attagaCAGACACACCCAGGCCACTACATTCGTTTGTCAGATATTTGGAGGATACCTACGATCTAGAG tcaaaTGTTTAAATTGCAAGGGCGTTTCAGATACTTTTGACCCATATCTCGATATAACATTGGAGATAAAG GCTGCTCAGACTGTTAACAAAGCATTGGAGCAATTTGTGAAGCCAGAACAGCTTGATGGAGAAAATGCATACAAGTGCAGCAA GTGTAAAAAGATGGTTACAGCTTCAAAGAGATTCACTATACATAGATCCTCTAATGTTCTTACACTTTCTCTGAAACGTTTTGCAAATTTTACTGGCGGAAAAATTGCTAAG GATGTAAAGTACCCTGAGTATCTTGATATTCGGCCATACATGTCTCAACCAAATGGAGAGCCAATTATCTATGTCTTGTATGCAGTGCTGGTGCATACTGGTTTTAATTGCCATGCAGGACATTACTTCTGCTACATCAAA GCTAGCAATGGCCTCTGGTATCAAATGAATGACTCCATCGTATCCACCAGTGATATTAGATCGGTACTTAGTCAACAAGCCTATGTGCTCTTTTATATCAG GTCCCATGATGTGAAAAATGGAAGCGAACTTGCTCATTCCACCCATAGTCCTGGCCAGTCCTCTCCCCGCCCAGTGATCAGTCAGCGGGTTGTCAGTAACAATAAGCAGGCCTCGGCAGGATTTATCGGACCACAGCTTCCCTCTCATGTGATGAAG AATCCACCTCACTTAAATGGGACTGGACCATTGAAAGATACACCAAGCAGTTCCCTATCAAGTCCTAATGGAAATTCCAGCGTCAACAGGACTAGTCCTGTTAATGCTTCAACTTCTGTTCAAAACTGGTCAGTTAACAGGTCTTCTGTTACGCCAGAACATCCCAAGAAACAGAAGATTACTATCAGTATTCACAACAAGTTGCCTGGTCGCCAGGGTCCATCTCAGCCTAATCTCCATAGCAATTCTTTGGAGAACCCTAACAAGTCTGTTCCCTCTTCTACTATTACCAATTCTTCTGCAATACCATCTACCTCGACTGCATCTACGATGTCAATTTCCAGCAAAGTAACAAAAACAACTACCCTGAGTGAAGCCTGTTCCAAGCCTGTGATGAATGGCAAGTCTAAGTTGAACTCAAGCGTATTGGTTCCCTACGGCGCCGAGTCATCTGAAGACTCTGACGAGGAGTCCAAGGGACTAGGCAAGGAGAATGGTGTTGGTGTGATCTCAAACTCACTCGCTCCTAGTCAAGGTGCTGAAGATGAAGAGGTCTCTCAACACGAGCTTCAAGAACCTATTACTCTAAATGGTGCTAACAGTGCAGACAGTGACCTGAAAGAAAACGGTCTGCCATTTGATGGTGCCGATTGCCAAGTCCAGCCTGCTTTGCACTCAGAAAATCCCTTTTCTAAGGCAAATGGTCTTCCTGGAAAG ttgaTGCCTGCTCTTTTGCCATCTCTCCCAGAAGACAAAATCTTAGAGACCTTCAAACTTAACAACACAGTGAAAGGCTCGACAGATGAAACCAG TACACCTGGAATTGAGAAAAATCCTCCAAAGGATCACGACATGGAACTCAAAGCTGGCGGCTCCACTGCTGATTCCCATGAGAAGCTGGAGATTGTTGCAAGTCTCAGCAGCAAGTTAAAGAAGGCTTTGCCACCTCCTGACCCCAGTGTCAGCTTTACCAAAGAAGAAGTCTCAGAAAACAGTTCAGCAAAACCTGATGAGTCTTTGTCCAGTATGAGCATTCTTTGTAACACCAACAAGAATACCATGGGTGATGATCAGTTTTCTAAACTGTGTGATCCTGGGGATTTAACAGATGATCAGAGCAAGCCTTCCCAAGATGTAAAAGGGGCATTAGTCGAGAGTCCACGGGACTTGGTGTCAGTGGAAACTGTGGAGAAGTTAAGCCCAGTTCCCTCAGTACATTCAGAAGATGAATGTGAGCATCACCTTCTGGTTTACCTCAGTAGAGACAGATGCAAGGATGTGGAGGACCTTCCTAAAAGTGTAGGTGTGCCTGCAGAGAGGTTGCCCTCTCCCCAGCTAGACAGGACCATAGGAAATCCTTCAGATGGGGCCACCAAACAGAGTCATGGGGATAGAGGTGATGAAAGTAAAGTGGGACAAAATGTCCAGGATCATTCTCCAATTAAGGAAAAGATCTGTAGCCTCAGAAAAGTTGATCGAGGACATTATCGTAATCGAAGAGATCGTTCTTCAAGTGGAGAGCATGCAAAGGAAAGTAGGAGCAAAACTGACGACCATTATTATAAAAAACATCGCTCCTATATCCGAGAGCGGCCCAGGCAGGACCGCTACACCACAGACTACTGCAATGGGAGTCAGCACCACCTGAGTCACAGTGAGAGAGTCAGCCCTGGCGAGCACCACTCACTGAGCAGATACAGCTACCACCACTCTCGAAATAGAAGTGGATCCGACCAGGACTGGATCAGGTACCACCATGTGGAAGGTGAACACATCTGGGGCCGGGAGAAATACTACCCAGATAAAATGAGATGGGACAAGTGCAGGTACTACCATGACAGGTACGCTCCTTACACAGCCAGGGAGGCTCGGGAGTGGAAGCCCTTCCTTAGCAGCCGGGAGCCTGACAGAGCAGGGCAGCGCCATGGCCAGCTGCACAAGGACTACTACAGAAGCCGCAAGGGCTACGAAGTGGTTGCCAAAGAGAAGCCCCGGCACCATCTCAGCATTCCCCGAGTAGGCCCACCCCACAACCTTCCCCTCTACCCTGAGAAGTTCTCCCATGAAAAAATTGCACTTGGAACTGAAGACAATTATAACCTTTCTGATCGGTTTCATGAACATGAAAATGTAAAGTCACAGAAGAGGAGATATGATAATCTAGAAAATAGTGACAGTTACATAGAAAAGAAAGCCCGGAGAAGCTTACAGAATGATCCCTTAGAAGAGTCTAAAGTTAAGAAGcacaaaaaatcaaagaagaaaaagaaatccaaagacAAACACCGAGATCGCAATTCCAG GCATCAGGATTCTGACCTTTCAGTAGGTTACTCTGATGCCGACCTCCACAgacacaaaaagaagaaaaagaaaaagaagagacattCAAGAAAATCAGAGGACTTTGTTAAAGATTCAGAACAATACTTACCTAAGTCCACTAGCTATGAGACTATTGACCGTTTCCGGAGAACCGAGGGCGATTTTCTTCTCACCAGTAGCCTGCCTCTGGAAGGTGTTGGACCTTTCCgtgagaaaacaaaacatttaaggaTGGAAAATAGGGACAAGTGTCATCTGTCAGAATTTGGCCAGG GTGATTGA